A window of Ruminiclostridium herbifermentans genomic DNA:
TGATACTTGCTACATACGGTGGTGGTTTCTATGAGGATACAAAAATTCCAGATGCAAAGGGATATATAGATCTCATCAATTTTATTGAATTTACCCGGCAGGCTCTGATAAACAAGTCAGTAATAAATGAACTAGGAACAGTTCAAAGACCTGTCAACTACGGAATTTATGATACAGAACTAATATATCCGTATTGGTATGGATATATAACATTTACAGCAAGTATTCAGTCAACTGAGTGCTTGCTGAATTTTTAAAGAATGGAGGTAAAAAACCATGGTATATAAACATGGCGTGTATGGTGAACAGATTCCGTTTACAGGAACTTTGTCAACTAAAACATTAGGAACAATACCTGTATATATTGGAACGGCACCTATACAGCAAATTAATACTTTAGGCTCCCCAGACTTTGATTATTCAGAGTTAATTAATACTCCTATCCTTATATCAAGTCTAGCTGATGCAAAGGCAAAGATAGGATATTCGGATAGTTGGGATAAATACACATTGGGAGAGGTAATAAAGGCTCATTTTGATAATGGAGTATCCAGTATAGGCCCTATTGTTGTAGTTAACATGGCAAGTCCAGATTTAAAAGAAGCGACTGATACAACGCAATCAATTACACTTTCAGGAGTGAGTGGTAACAAAGTCGGATATATAAAGGATTGTTTGGCTTCGATTGAAGATGTAGCAATTACGGCTGAAACAGAACTAGCTGAAGGTGACTACAAGCTTGAGTATGACGGTGAATGGATAAAGGTAGTAATTACAAAGCAGGGTTTTACAGAAGCAACGGCTGAAGCAATATATAAAAGAATTGATGTATCAGATACAGCACTGACAGTGTCAGTATTTGAAAAGGCGTTATCAGCCATCGACTTATCTGAGAGCTTACTTGGAGTGATTCCTAATATAATTGTAGCCCCAGGATATTCAGAAAAACCAGCTTATCATGAAAAGATGATTTCAAAGGCTTTGTCAAAGATATCTCAAAAGTGGTTTGCTATATGTGTATCTGATATATCCTCAGATATAGACGGAAATAGTGTGTCTAAAGCTATTTCTCTGAAAACAACAAATGATTATACTAGCAAGTTAGATAAAGTTTGCTGGCCAATGATTAAGTACGGAGGATACCTTTACCATCTGTCAACTATAGCAGCTTTGACAATGCAGCAACAGGATACAATAGCTGATGGAGTACCATATATAAGTCCGTCAAACAAGTCTATAAATGCAACTTCAACTGTACTCAAAGATGGAAAAGCAATTACCTTTGACGAATTAACTGCCAACAGTCTAAATAAAGTAGGTATTACAACAGTAAACATGGTAAGAGGTTCATTGAGATTATGGGGCTCTCATATGGCTAATTACAATCATGGAACTATTGATGATATACTTCCAGAAGATAGATCAGATTCAAGTGTCAGAATGATGCATTATTTACTTAATACGCTACAGTATGATTACCTTGACAGCATAGACAAGCCGTTAAGCAGGAGAGATATTGATAGTATAAAGGCTTCAATTCAGCAGTGGCTTAACGGACTTGTGAATGAAGGAAAGCTGCTATATGGAACAATTAATTTCGTAGAAGTTAGTAACAGTACTGAAGATATGGTGAATGGTGATTTTACATTTGATGTTGCTACTACAACTACTCCGATTGCAAAAGCATTAACCTTTAGAGTGCAGTATAGTACTGAAGGGCTAGCAGCTTTGACAGGGGGTGAAGAATAATGATTTTAGGAAATAAAACAATACAATATGCGATATATGACAGGAGCTCTGGCAGACCAGAATATATCTGTGATACTTCTAGTTACAAAAGACCATCAATTGAAAATCTTACAGACACAATAAAAGGTGCCGGAATATTGGGTGAAATTGATATGCCTTCATTGGGTCAAGTAGGTTCGATGGAACTTGAGATAACTTTTAAAAGGTCAAATGCTAAGGCAATTGAATTGTTCGGTCAAAAATCTCAGCACATTGAAACTAGATGGGTTACTGATGCTATTAATAGTTCAAATGGCTCTATAAAAACTGATGCTAATAAGGAAATCATCAAGTGTATACCTAAGAAATTGGATTTGGGAAGTATTGAAGCAAATGCCACCAATGAAGTAACAGGCACATACGAGATTATTTACTATCAATACATTGTCAACGGAGAATCACTAATAGAAATAGACAAACTAAATAACGTATTTAAAATACGTGGAATTGACTACGCAGAAACAATTAGAAAGGCTCTTTAAGAGTCATTCTTTTATTATGAGGAGGAATTACATTATGGGTATTTTAAAGTTAAATACGCCAGTGAAAATAAACGGTGAGGAAAAACAAGAAATAGAGTATGATTTGGATGCTCTTACTGGAGCGGACATACAGAATGCAGTAAGAGAACTGGCAAAAAAACAGATAGTAGTTAGTACCATGGAACTTGATCCAAATTACCATGCTGCATTATTTGCAGCTGCAGCTGGTATCTCTTTTGATGATATGGCTAATCTCAAGAGCAAAGATTATCAAAAGGCGGTGCTCATATCACGTGATTTTTTTCTCGAATCGGAGGAGTAATAAGCCCGGATTTTGTACGGCAAATAAAAACCGTCATAACCGCAGAAACATCAACAAGTTTCTTAGAATGCGATAAGATACCAGTCCTTGAACTTTGTGCCTTCTATGATGACTTAGAGTATTACCTAAAGAAAAAATATGCGACACAGGAGGAGAAATAATGGCAAAGCAATTGAAAACTGATATTGTTATCGGTGGAAAGACTTCTCCTACACTAAATAAAGCATTTGAAACGGCTCAGAAAAAAGCAGAAACAACCTCAAAAGTAATGAATAAAATTGGTGGGGCTCTAAAAACTGCTGCAAAAGTTACTGCTGCCACTACACTAGCAATAGGGATTGCAGTTGGGGGTATTGGAGCAAAAGGACTTGAAACTGCCTCAGATCTTACGGAAGTGCAAAATGTTGTAGATACTACCTTCAAGGCAAGTTCAAAACAAATAGATGCTTGGTCAGAAAAAGCACTTGAAGCTTACGGTCTTTCTACGCTTCAGGCTAAACAGTATACAGGTACCCTTGGAGCCTTGATGAAAAGTTC
This region includes:
- a CDS encoding phage tail sheath family protein codes for the protein MVYKHGVYGEQIPFTGTLSTKTLGTIPVYIGTAPIQQINTLGSPDFDYSELINTPILISSLADAKAKIGYSDSWDKYTLGEVIKAHFDNGVSSIGPIVVVNMASPDLKEATDTTQSITLSGVSGNKVGYIKDCLASIEDVAITAETELAEGDYKLEYDGEWIKVVITKQGFTEATAEAIYKRIDVSDTALTVSVFEKALSAIDLSESLLGVIPNIIVAPGYSEKPAYHEKMISKALSKISQKWFAICVSDISSDIDGNSVSKAISLKTTNDYTSKLDKVCWPMIKYGGYLYHLSTIAALTMQQQDTIADGVPYISPSNKSINATSTVLKDGKAITFDELTANSLNKVGITTVNMVRGSLRLWGSHMANYNHGTIDDILPEDRSDSSVRMMHYLLNTLQYDYLDSIDKPLSRRDIDSIKASIQQWLNGLVNEGKLLYGTINFVEVSNSTEDMVNGDFTFDVATTTTPIAKALTFRVQYSTEGLAALTGGEE
- a CDS encoding phage major tail tube protein yields the protein MILGNKTIQYAIYDRSSGRPEYICDTSSYKRPSIENLTDTIKGAGILGEIDMPSLGQVGSMELEITFKRSNAKAIELFGQKSQHIETRWVTDAINSSNGSIKTDANKEIIKCIPKKLDLGSIEANATNEVTGTYEIIYYQYIVNGESLIEIDKLNNVFKIRGIDYAETIRKAL
- a CDS encoding phage tail assembly protein, with amino-acid sequence MGILKLNTPVKINGEEKQEIEYDLDALTGADIQNAVRELAKKQIVVSTMELDPNYHAALFAAAAGISFDDMANLKSKDYQKAVLISRDFFLESEE